The Malassezia vespertilionis chromosome 2, complete sequence genomic sequence CCTGCACGGACGACAAGCGCCATACGAACAGGTACGTCTTGGGGCTGTGTGTTTCCACACAATGCTGCGGCAGTAGCCTGCCAAGGCGTGGGATACTTTGCCAAGCGCAGACGCACAGCGTCCAAAATAACAGACGCTACGCTGACGCGTAAATCGGCGTCGGCACGCAAAGCACTGCGCGGCCAGCTGGCATCGAGCTCTTCGACCGCGTCAAGTCGAGCGCTGGGCAGTGCGGAGCGCTCTTTGGCCTTTTcaaatgctgcgcgcggcgcaagaagcAGACGCACAAACGCAACGAGTTCTTCGGGAATcgcacgcgtcgcgcggctcAGCGTCTTTTTCTGTGCGGCATTCAATATGCTGTTTTCCAAGGCCAGTGTCGAGCCGTACGGCACACGTTCATCGGGCTTACTGAGCCGCTGAAGCAAAAAGACGTCGTCGAGGCCGAGCTCTAGCGCGGCAAACTCAAATCGGAGGGCGACTAGGCGCTGGATTTGGTCTCGATCGCCCTCGGTGGCAAGCACGAGCTTCTCTGTGGCTGCTTGGACAAGAAGTGATGCGGGCAGCTCTACCAGGTCGTCACGGTTGGGCTCGTCGACAAAGCCGTACCGGCGAAGCAGATCGCTGTTCGGTGGATTTCCGTAGGTGTTAAGGAACTGCTCGCCTTCGGCAATGGGCTTTGTACAGCGCATCTCAAGCACATGACGTTTGTAAAAGAGTCGTGTGTTTTCCGATCCAAACTGGGCGTTGAGCATGTCTGCCATGGGCACCATCGAAATATCCCGTACatcctcctcctcttcctcttcctcctcctcctcctcctcctcttcctcctcttcctcgtcgtcatcgGCCTCCATTGCCTCGTCACCCGAGTCATCTGCCATTCCGGGAATGTCGCGTGTGACGCCGCCTAGGGTAGGCTCAGAGTGGATATCTGCATCGTCCGCATCCGCATGCGACAAATCGCGCTTCACATGAAAGCTGCGGCTCAAGATCGAAGAGCCCATGCGATGGTACATATCTAAGCTGTACCACTGTTCAATTTCTGATGCGGCAGCATCACCACTGACGCCGACAAAGAGCTCGGGAAACTGCTGGATGTACGGCAAGACACAGCTAAGGTAATCTTTTTCAGCATCTGCGCGGCCAACCTTTTCCGGAATATCGGTGCCATCCAATTGCCTCAGATCATCTGCACTCCAAAACATTGGAGTGGAGAAGGTGGATGGCATGACACTAAAGTACGGACCCCACAGGAGATGCTGCGACGTGGGCGGCCTGGAAGCGCGCCAGTGCTCCCACATGAGCATCAAAATCAAAGAGCACCAGCCTCGCTGCACAATAGAGTCCCACAGAAATGCAGG encodes the following:
- the RMS1 gene encoding Ribosomal lysine N-methyltransferase 4 (BUSCO:EOG09261WJ8; EggNog:ENOG503NWQB; COG:S); this translates as MSCAETDAEARAFLEWFAVHHGWIDQGCSLKHVPNMGRGLVATRNFSENERVFAIPRAVLLNLGTSALEPMCKAAEAVTGGQPAFLWDSIVQRGWCSLILMLMWEHWRASRPPTSQHLLWGPYFSVMPSTFSTPMFWSADDLRQLDGTDIPEKVGRADAEKDYLSCVLPYIQQFPELFVGVSGDAAASEIEQWYSLDMYHRMGSSILSRSFHVKRDLSHADADDADIHSEPTLGGVTRDIPGMADDSGDEAMEADDDEEEEEEEEEEEEEEEEEEDVRDISMVPMADMLNAQFGSENTRLFYKRHVLEMRCTKPIAEGEQFLNTYGNPPNSDLLRRYGFVDEPNRDDLVELPASLLVQAATEKLVLATEGDRDQIQRLVALRFEFAALELGLDDVFLLQRLSKPDERVPYGSTLALENSILNAAQKKTLSRATRAIPEELVAFVRLLLAPRAAFEKAKERSALPSARLDAVEELDASWPRSALRADADLRVSVASVILDAVRLRLAKYPTPWQATAAALCGNTQPQDVPVRMALVVRAGDETILLEHETVLQLLAQLAARAVQAEQEDEMKSKRRKR